The DNA window CGTCGAGGTCGAATCCGGCCATCGACAGTTTGTACTGGAGGATCGACCGGATGGCCTCGTCGTCGTCGGCTATCACCGCCGATCTGGACACGTCACACACCAGCACGGTCGGCGACTTGAGAGTATCGGGAACGCACCGACGACCGGCGACGCTCGACGCGCCGCCGCCGACCGACGGCGACCGGCGACAACCGACGACGACCGGCGACGCCCGAACCCAGAACGGCTATCCGTCGGCCGCCCGCAGACCGGGTATGTTCACCGGCATCGTCGAGGGGACGGGAACCGTCCGGGCGCGCACCGAGACGGCGGACGGCCTCCGGCTGCGGATCGACGCCGACGGGGTCGACGGCTTCGACGACCTCGCGCACGGCCAGTCGATAAGCGTGAGCGGCGTCTGTCTGACCGTCGAGGAGTTCGGGACGGTCGAGACCGAGACCGGCGGCGACTCGACGGCGGAAGCGGAGGGGACCGAACCCTGGTTCGAGGTCTTCCTCGCGGCGGAGACGGTCGCGAAGACGTACCTCGGCGACCTCCGCGCCGGCGACGCGGTCAACCTCGAGCGCGCGATGCCCGCGGACGGCCGGTTCGACGGCCACGTCGTCCAGGGCCACGTCGACACGGTGGCGGAGGTTCGGGGGATCGAGCGGGTCGGCGAGGACTGGCGGTTCACCTTCTCGATCCCGGAGGGTCACGGGCGCTACCTCGTCGACAAGGGGTCGGTGACGCTCGACGGGATCTCGCTCACGGTCGCCGAGAAGCGCGACGGGGAGTTCGACGTGGCGATCATCCCGACGACCTACGATCTGACGACGCTCTCGGGGAAGTCCGCGGGGGACCCGGTCCACCTGGAGGTCGACGTGATCGCGAAGTACGTCGAGAACATGCTGCACGGGTACGCCTAGGTCGATATATCGGCCGTTTCGGACGTTTCAGGCGTCCTTCGCGCCCCGGACCGTCTCCCGGACCGCGTCGACGCCCTCGTCGTGGAGGAGGTCGCCGACGACGATCACGTCGCTGTGTGCCGCCATCTCGTTCGCCGACTCGTAGTCGTGGATCCCGCCGCCGTAAAACAGCGTGGCGTCGTCGAGCGCGTCGCCGGCGGCGGCGACCTTCTCCGTGTCGCCGAAGGTGCCCGAGTACTCCAGGTAGACGATCTCCTGGCCGAACATCCGTTCCGCCACCTTGGCGTACGCCGCCACGTCGTCGGCGTCGAGGTCGCAGTTCGCGTCCGTCAGCTCCGCGACGGAGGCGTCGGGGTTCATCACGATGTATGCCTCGGTGTGGGTCCGGTCCCAGTCGAGGTCGTCGATGCGGACCCACTCCTTGTGTGCGCCCGTGATCCAGAAGGGGC is part of the Halorubrum aethiopicum genome and encodes:
- a CDS encoding phosphoglycerol geranylgeranyltransferase, with the protein product MSNPWDDWDHVLKVDPDKDLCDGETFEDVCRTGTDAIEIGGTLDVTAEKMTRVIDATAEYDVPLYQEPSNPGVVIDSPALDGYLIPTVFNAGGPFWITGAHKEWVRIDDLDWDRTHTEAYIVMNPDASVAELTDANCDLDADDVAAYAKVAERMFGQEIVYLEYSGTFGDTEKVAAAGDALDDATLFYGGGIHDYESANEMAAHSDVIVVGDLLHDEGVDAVRETVRGAKDA
- a CDS encoding riboflavin synthase, whose product is MFTGIVEGTGTVRARTETADGLRLRIDADGVDGFDDLAHGQSISVSGVCLTVEEFGTVETETGGDSTAEAEGTEPWFEVFLAAETVAKTYLGDLRAGDAVNLERAMPADGRFDGHVVQGHVDTVAEVRGIERVGEDWRFTFSIPEGHGRYLVDKGSVTLDGISLTVAEKRDGEFDVAIIPTTYDLTTLSGKSAGDPVHLEVDVIAKYVENMLHGYA